The following coding sequences lie in one Bordetella genomosp. 9 genomic window:
- a CDS encoding CobW family GTP-binding protein, producing MPSDTRIGVTVLTGFLGSGKTTLLNRMVGTPRFAESAVVVNEFGSVGVDHHLVRHVGENVRVLEGGCICCMVRGGLADTLRDLFLLALRRAIKPFRHVLIETSGLASPAPVLFTLRHEPFLAERYVYEGTIAVVDAQRASMQVDTQPEAGQQIALADEVAVTKLDLATPVQRQAALDAVRAVNPAANVHELAPDGAVPPALLATRLYRGRAGAASAGSPWLARYGATAGRGAKIVAAHDVAVITFVLPPSTTRAGFLRGMAALQTELGASLLRMKGLVRFADDGKPMAVHGVHDQLYPMVELSEWPDSEEDARVVFIARGIEPAVLDRRVRWHLGQGQARGAEPY from the coding sequence ATGCCTTCCGACACCCGCATCGGCGTCACGGTCCTGACCGGCTTCCTGGGCAGCGGCAAAACGACGCTGCTCAACCGGATGGTCGGTACGCCGCGCTTCGCCGAGTCGGCCGTGGTCGTCAATGAGTTCGGCAGCGTGGGCGTGGACCATCATCTGGTTCGCCACGTGGGCGAAAACGTCAGGGTGCTCGAAGGCGGCTGCATCTGCTGCATGGTTCGCGGCGGCTTGGCCGATACGCTGCGCGACCTCTTTCTGCTGGCGTTGCGGCGGGCGATCAAGCCGTTTCGCCACGTCCTCATCGAAACCAGCGGGCTGGCCAGTCCGGCGCCCGTGCTGTTCACGCTGCGGCACGAACCTTTTCTTGCCGAGCGCTACGTGTACGAAGGCACCATTGCGGTCGTGGACGCGCAGCGTGCCAGTATGCAGGTCGACACCCAGCCCGAGGCCGGTCAGCAGATCGCCCTGGCGGACGAGGTCGCCGTTACCAAGCTGGATCTGGCCACGCCGGTGCAGCGGCAGGCCGCGCTGGATGCCGTGCGCGCGGTGAACCCGGCAGCGAACGTGCACGAACTCGCGCCGGATGGCGCCGTGCCGCCGGCCCTGCTCGCGACGCGCCTTTACCGGGGGCGGGCAGGCGCGGCATCCGCGGGCAGTCCCTGGCTGGCGCGTTACGGCGCCACGGCCGGGCGCGGCGCGAAGATCGTGGCCGCGCACGATGTGGCGGTGATCACGTTTGTCTTGCCTCCCTCTACCACGCGCGCGGGCTTTTTGCGCGGCATGGCCGCGCTGCAGACCGAACTGGGCGCTTCGCTGCTGCGCATGAAGGGTTTGGTCCGTTTCGCGGACGATGGAAAGCCGATGGCCGTGCATGGCGTTCACGACCAGCTATACCCAATGGTGGAGCTGTCCGAATGGCCCGACAGCGAAGAGGACGCCCGCGTGGTGTTCATCGCGCGCGGTATTGAACCGGCCGTGCTGGACCGGCGGGTGCGCTGGCATCTTGGGCAGGGCCAGGCGCGCGGCGCCGAGCCGTATTAA